In a genomic window of Chloroflexota bacterium:
- the carA gene encoding glutamine-hydrolyzing carbamoyl-phosphate synthase small subunit has translation MPTPARLPTTTPPAAPGPASFSSPGRLALEGGTLHAGRLRGAAQPAEGELIFTTAATGWGEILTDPSYAGQIVVLTHPMVGSYRINRAELESARVHARALVVTRLVTPPPGPGLSVEELLIEAGIPALESVDTRALTLELRRGAARRAVIRTADSSPDQAVADARATPRWDAVDYVAAVAPRKRYRCAPTGERRGRAVLIDYGVKRSLLAALTGRGLEVVALPPDATAADVAAHAPDLVVLSPGPGDPSRMEPQIAAVSGLMARATAGGTPLLGICLGHQLVGLAAGAPTRRLAVGHHGGNHGVIETASGRVTIGAHNHEVEVLDHPALAAAGLAVSHRDLNDGTVEGLVHAGGRVASVQFHPEGAPGPIDAAGLFDAALAGANLSESSVA, from the coding sequence ATGCCGACACCTGCCAGACTGCCTACCACGACGCCGCCCGCTGCACCCGGGCCGGCGTCGTTCTCATCTCCGGGGCGGCTGGCCCTGGAAGGCGGGACGCTCCACGCCGGGCGGCTCCGCGGCGCGGCCCAGCCGGCCGAGGGCGAGCTCATCTTCACCACCGCCGCGACCGGCTGGGGCGAGATCCTGACCGATCCGTCGTACGCAGGCCAGATCGTGGTCCTGACCCATCCGATGGTCGGGAGCTACCGGATCAACCGCGCCGAGCTGGAATCGGCGCGAGTCCACGCGCGTGCCCTGGTGGTGACCCGCCTGGTCACGCCACCGCCCGGGCCGGGCCTGTCGGTCGAGGAACTGCTAATCGAAGCGGGCATCCCTGCTCTCGAGAGTGTGGACACCCGGGCGCTGACGCTCGAGCTTCGGCGGGGGGCGGCCCGGCGGGCCGTGATCCGGACCGCCGATTCGTCGCCGGACCAGGCCGTCGCGGACGCCCGCGCCACTCCGCGGTGGGACGCGGTCGACTACGTGGCCGCGGTCGCGCCCCGCAAGCGGTACCGCTGCGCCCCGACTGGGGAGCGCCGTGGTCGTGCGGTCCTGATCGACTACGGCGTCAAGCGCTCGCTGCTCGCCGCGCTGACCGGCCGCGGGCTGGAGGTTGTGGCCCTGCCACCGGACGCGACCGCGGCCGATGTGGCGGCCCACGCCCCCGACCTGGTCGTCCTCTCCCCGGGGCCGGGCGACCCGTCCCGGATGGAGCCCCAGATCGCCGCCGTGTCCGGGCTCATGGCACGCGCCACCGCCGGGGGGACGCCGCTGCTCGGGATCTGCCTCGGACATCAGCTGGTCGGCCTGGCCGCCGGCGCCCCCACTCGTCGCCTGGCAGTCGGCCATCACGGCGGGAACCACGGAGTGATCGAGACGGCTTCCGGTCGCGTGACGATCGGCGCCCACAACCACGAGGTCGAGGTCCTCGACCACCCGGCCCTCGCAGCCGCGGGCCTGGCGGTCAGCCACCGCGACCTCAACGATGGGACGGTCGAAGGGCTCGTCCACGCCGGGGGCCGGGTGGCATCGGTCCAGTTCCACCCCGAAGGCGCTCCCGGGCCGATCGACGCGGCCGGCCTGTTCGACGCGGCCCTCGCGGGAGCCAATCTGTCGGAATCAAGTGTTGCCTGA